A window of Kribbella sp. NBC_00382 genomic DNA:
GAAGCTCGTCGAGATTCTGAAGCCCGAGTTCGAGGCCGCGGAGACCGTGCCGCCGGCCGAAGACGAGCCGGCTCCGGCCAAGCCGACTGTGTCCAGGCCGGAAGGGACCACCGACAAGGACTTCTTCCAGGCCCTCGGTGGCTGGGGAGCCCTGCTCGACGTCGGTCTGCCGTGGATCGCGTTCATGATCGTCTACGCGGCGTCCGACCATGATCTGAAGCTCGCTCTGATCGTCGCGGTGGCCTGTGGTGGCGCGGTCGCGCTGCTGCGGTTGCTCCGCAAGCAGCCGCTGCGCAACGTGATCGGTGGCTTCATCGGGGTCGCGTTCTCCGCCTGGGTGGCGAACCGCAGCGGCAAGGCCGAGAACGTCTACCTGCCCGGCATGATCCTCAGCGCCGGCTACCTGCTGATCTACGGCATCTCGATCGTCGTTCGCTGGCCGCTGTTCGGCGCCCTCTACGGCGTGATCACCCAGACCGGCGGCGACTGGCGCCGCGACCCCGACATGTACCGCGGCTTCAACCGCGCGACGTTGGTCTTCGCGGGTCTCTTCGCCGGCCGCCTGGCCATCCAGATTCCCCTGTACCTGACCCACCAACTGAACGCCCTGGGAATCGCCAAGATCGGCCTCGGCCTCCCGTGCTACGCCCTGGCCCTCTGGCTTGCGTACTCCGTCCTCCGAGGCTCCCTCCCAGCCGACAAGTGGGACGAGACCCGCGACCACGTGACCGGCCTCCTCCGTGGCGGCAAGAAGTAGTCCTCCTCGCTAACCCGGCTGGCCTTCGAGTAGGGGGAGGCGGACCGAGCGGTGGGGGATGATGCGCAGCTCTGCCAAGGCTGCCTTGGAGTTAGCGGCGCCTTGGGAGGCTGCGGTCAGGGCTGCTGTTACGGGGATCTGAGAGCGGTGGATTGCGCGGGCGGTGTCGAGATCGCCGGTGCGGATGGCGTGGATGAGGTCGGCGTTGGGGGTGGCTGTGAGGTTGGCGGTGACGCTGACCAGGCCGGTGGCGCCGGCGGCTAGGTACGGGAGGTTCAGGTCGTCGATGCCGCAGTAGTACGCGAGGGTCGACATGAGGGTCATTGCTTCGGCCAGGTCGCCCTTGGCGTCTTTGATTGCGTGGATGTGGGGGTGGGTGGCTAGGTCGGTGATGGTGGCTGGGGCGAGGGCCAAGCCGGTGCGGTGGGGGACGTCGTAGAGCATGACGGGGAGGGTGGTGGCGTCGGCTACCGCTCGGCAGTGGGCTATCACGCCTGCTTGGGTCGGCTTGGAGTAGTACGGGGTGACTAGTAGGAGGGCGTCGGCGCCTGCTGCTTCGGCTTCCACGGCGCGGCGGATTGTGGTGGCGGTGTCGTACGTGCCGATGCCGGCGATGACTTTGGCGCGGCCGCGGGCTTGGGTTGCTACCGCGCGGATCAGGGCGGTTGTCTCGGCGTCGGTGAGGGTGGGGGATTCGCCGGTGGTGCCGGCGACGACCAGGCCGTCGGCGCCGGTGGTGATGAGGTGGTCGACGAGGCTGTTGACGCCCTGGGTACTGATCGAGCCGTCGGGGTTCATCGGGGTCACCATGGCGACGAGGTTGGTGCCGAAGAGGTGGTCAGCGGTCATGGGTCGATCCTGGTCGAAGATGATCAGTGGGGTCTAGCGACGGGTTTTTGCCGGTATTGATTACCGTGGCTTCATGATCGAGGTCGGTGCGTTGAGGGCGTTGCGGGCGGTGGCCGGGCTGGGGACGTTGGCGCGGGCGGCTGAGGAGCTGGGGTTCACGGCTTCGGCGGTGTCGCAGCAGCTCAAGCGGTTGGAGCGGCAGGTCGGCGTACCGGTGATCGCGCCGGCGGGGCGCGGGGTGGTGCTCACGCCGGCCGGGCAGGCGATCGTCGACTCGGCGCCGGAGGTGTTCCAGGCACTCGAGCGGTGTGCTGAGGCGGCTCAGTCGGTGTCGGAGGGGACGCCGCGCGGTGTACTGCGGGTGGTCGCGTTTTCCACCGCCATCCGCGGCCTACTCGCGCCAACCCTGCCGCGACTCGCGAAGACCGCACCTGACCTCCGGGTACACCTCACCGAGCAGGACCCGGACCAGGCACTCCACAGCGTCGAAGCCGGTACTGCGGACCTCGCCCTCATCCACGACGCCGACGGCCTCCCGACCCCACTCCCGCCGTCCCTGACCCAACGCCACCTCCACACCGACACCGGCGACGTCGTCATGAGCACAACCCACCCGTTGGCGATGGAGGACGAACTACTCGCCGCGACCGGCGATCGATCGGCTCGCCGCGACCAGCCGCTGACTGCTGCTGATCTCGTCGGCCATGCGTGGGTGACCAGCCCGCCTGGGACTGTTTGCCACCAATGGTTCCGCCGGCTCGTCGCCGATGCGCCGGAGGAGCCCGATGTGCGGCATCTGGTTGACGACTTCGCTACCCAGCTTGCGCTGGTCGCTGCCGGGGACGTGATCGCCCTGATCCCGCGGCTTGCTCGCCCGGCGCTGGGTGAGCTGGTTGCCAGGCCGCTTGCCCGGCGGCCGACTCGCGAAGTACAGGCTGCTTGGCGGCGGAGTGGTGATGCGAGTCCGGCGATTCGGGCGATGTTGACGGAACTGACACAGGGGTAACCCGCGTCGTAGGGAACAATCGGGGGCTCGGAGCAACGAGGGAGAGCGCGTGAACAAGGCCGTTGTGATCGTCTTGGTGATCGCCGGTATCGGCGCCGCCATCGGTCTCTTCGCGATCATCCGCCGCCAGCGGTACGTCAGTTCGCTGCGGGATCGCGGCTGGACCTTCGAGGGCAGCCCGACCTGGGACGCCGTGGCCAGGCTCGCGAATCCGCCGTTCGGGCTGGGGTTCGTGCGCAAGCCCGATGACCAGATCACCGGCTCGACGAGCACGGGCCGACCGTTCCAGGTCATCGAGTACGGCGCCGAGCACTGGAAGGGCTGGGTCGGCATGGTCACCCTATCCCGCCGGCTCCCCGAGCTGTGGATCATCGGCGGCCAAACCCAACTCCGGTACGGCGTAACCGCGACCAGCGTCCCAGCCCCGCCGCAACTCGGCCCCGGCTGGAAGGTCGGCGCACTCGACTCGGCGTACGGCGCTGAGGTGCTCACCCCGCAACTGTGCGAGCGGCTGACCGTGATGGCGGCAACGCAACCCGGTCTGAATCTCAGCATTGACGGCGACCAACTCGTAGTACTGGATCCGCCGCGCAAGGACCCGGCCGTGCTCGCCGAATGGCTGGAGCAGCTCGCCTCCATCGCCGCGGTGATCGACGCGACGCCGCTGGATCGATGGATCCAGCCGGAACGGCCACAGCGGTTGACGTTCTACCAGCACCCGGAGTGGTACTGGGTCGGCGTCGACGACAGCTTGCTGCAGACCACCCGGGTGACCAGGTCCGGTCACAGCCACAGCACCTCGGACGTGATCCGCGGCCGCGACGGCAACGGTCCGCCGTTCGTCGCGTTCACCCACGAGTGGAAGACGACCCGCACCGAGTCGTACACCGACAGCGAGGGTCGCAGCCAGACCCGGCAGGTGACCGAGAACCACAGCGAGGCTGTGCTCGGGTTCCAGCTGCCCGTTCCGATGCCGGCGCTCTCGGTCGGCCGGCGCGGTGGTTTCGGTCGCGGCATCAGCTTTGAGAGCGGTGCGTTCAACGAGCAGTTCAAGGTCAAGGCGGACGACACCAAGTTCGCGTACGACGTGATCCACCCGCGCCAGATGGAGTACCTGATGGCCAGCCCGCCGGCCCCGTTCGAGTTCGCCGGGGACTGGGTCTGGTTCAGCCCGGGCCAGCACAGCCACGAGCTGATCGAGCACTCGTCGGTGTTCCTCAACGGCTTCCTGACCCGCATCCCGCGCTTCGTCTGGCGCAACCTCGGCCTGCCCGACACCCCGTACCCGGACTTACTTTCCGGGGTGTCGCAAACGTGACACGGCTGGTTCTGGCCAGCTGAATCGGTTAATCAGGACGGATTTCCAGGCCTACGATCTGGCGACTCATTCGTAGACCCCCTGTGAGGCACTTGTGACTCCACGTCCTGGCCGCGGTCGAAGACTCTCGGTCCTTTCGGTGGCGCTGCTGGCAGCCGCCGCCACCGTGACCGGCGGGTACGCCGCCGCGGCACCGCCCATCGCTCCCTCCGGCTCGTACGCCGCCACGGCCGGTCACGTTGCACAGTCCCTCACCTTGATCACCGGGGATCTGGTCAAGGTGAGTGTCGGTGCCGACGGCAAGAAGAGCTATCTCGTCACCGGCCCGGACGGCCGGCTGGTCGACAACGACGTACGGGTGAACGGGAAGGACACCTACGTCTACCCGCGATCCGCGGCTCGCTTCCTCGCGGCGAAGCTGCTCGACGAGGAACTGTTCAACGTCACCAAGCTGCTGGCCGACGGGTACGACGACGGCCTTCCGCTGATCGTGACCTACACCGATGCCGCCGCCAAGGCGCGCACGCAAGCCGTCCCGGCCGGTGCGCGCAAGCAGACCACCCTCAGCAGCATCAAGGGTGCCGCCTTGACGGTCGACCGCACCGCTGACTTCTGGCATTCGCTGACGGCCGCCACCACCGGGCGGGCAGCGTTCACGGCCGGCATCAAGAAGGTCTGGCTGGACGGCAAGCTCAAGGCCGACCTGGCCGACAGTACGGCGCAGATCGGCGCGCCCGAGGTCTGGCGCGGCGGCAACATCGGCGAGGGCGTCGATGTCGCAGTACTGGACACCGGCGTCGACCTGGAACACCCAGACCTCGATGACCGCGTGACCGCCTCGACTAGCTTCGTGCCCGGCCTCGACGTCACTGACCGGCACGGCCATGGCACCCATGTCGCCTCCACGATCGCCGGTACCGGTGATGCGTCGGGCGGTGTCGAGCGCGGGGTCGCGCCAGGGGCCCACCTGCACATTGGCAAGGTCCTCGACAACGAGGGCAGCGGCCAGGAGTCCTGGATCATCGCCGGGATGGAGTGGGCGGCGCGCGACCAGCACGCCAAGGTCGTCAGCATGAGCCTCGGCGGCGGGCCGACCGACGGTACTGATCCGATCAGCCAGTCGCTCAACGAGCTGTCCGCCGAGACCGGCGCGCTCTTTACTGTTGCCGCAGGCAACGCTGGTCCGGGCTACTACACCGCCAGCGCGCCGGGCATCGCCGAGTCAGCGCTGACGGTCGGCGCGGTCGACGGAGCTGACAAGCTCGCCGACTTCTCCAGCTGGGGTCCGCGCGTGGGCGATGGCGGGTTGAAGCCCGACATCACCGCGCCCGGCGTGGACATCCTTGCCGCCCGCTCGCAGTACGCGGCGGAAGGTAGCGGTTCGTACCAGGTAATGAGCGGTACTTCGATGGCTACACCGCACGTCGCCGGCGCGGTCGCGCTGCTCGCCGCGCAGCACCCGGACTGGACCGGCCAGCAGCTGAAGAGCGCCATCGTCAGTACTGCGAAGCCGACCCCCACCTACAACCCGTACCAGGGTGGCAATGGGCGGCTGGACATCGCCGCCACGAGCAAGGCGACCGTCTTCGCGACCTCGAGCGCGTACTCCGGTCACTACGCCTGGCCGGTCGAGCCGGGCACGGTCGTCGACCGCGACATCACCTATACCAACACGGGTGATGCACCGGTCACCCTTGACCTCACCACCAAGGTCGCGGACGCACCGGCCGGGCTGTTCACGCTGTCAAGCCCCACGGTGACAGTGCCCGCCCATGGGACCGCCACGGTGAAGCTCACCGCTGATGTCGACGTAGCGCCGGTCGACCGGCAGCTGTCTGGTCAGTTGATCGCGAAGAAGTCCGACGGCACCCAGGTGAGCACCATGATCGGCATCGGCCGTGAGGGGGAGCGCTACAAGCTGACCCTTGACGCCAAGGACCGCAGTGGTCAGCCGCTGACCGGCGACGCGATCCTGATCGGTGGTACGAGCTACGGCCAGTTCACCGTCGAGGAAGGCGGTACGTCGATCAGCCTGCCGCCTGGTGACTACACCACCTGGCTCACCACGGATGTTGAGGGCACGCATGGGCCGTCGTCGCGCGGACTCGCAGTACTGACTCTGCTCGACATCCACCTCGACAAGGACCGTACGGTCACCTACGACGCGCGCAAGGCGAAGCAGCTCACCGTGGCTGCTCCGCAGGCGACGACGCTCGGCGAGGTACGGGTGAACAACTACCGGGACTTCGGGCGGGACGTCTTCTCGGTCGGGTCGTCGCGGTGGCCGGACGGCAGCTACGACAGTGTGTGGGAGCTGCCGACGGGCAAGGCGACCAGTGGCACCTTCACGACCGGCGCGCGGTGGCGGTTGGAGCAGCCTGCGTTGACGATGAGCTCGTCGAAGCAGACGTTCGACGACCTCCGGGTACGCCGGGGTGACACCCCGCTGTCGAAGGGGAAGCACCAGCTCGAGGCCGTGCTCGCCGACGCGAAGGACCAGCGTGGCAAGGCGGTCGTCGTACGAAACGACGGCTCGCTGTCGGAGCAAGCGGCTGCGGCTGCCGAGGCCGGCGCGAAGGTACTCGTCGTGGTCAACGGTGGGGTTGGCAGGCTGGCGCCTTGGGATGACTCGATCTACTGGGTGCAGCCGGTGCCGCTGACGGTAGTCACGCTCACGCATGACGAGGGCGAGGCGCTGATCGCTCAGGTGGAGCAAGGGCGGGGGAGTCTGACCGTGAACTCCAACCCGACTGAGGAGTACACGTACGACTTGTCGAAGTACTGGGATCACTTGCCCACCGATCCGTCGTACCGGGCGCGGACGGGCGACCTTGCCCGGCTCAACGTCTCGTACCGGAACTTCCGGCAGGGCACCGGGATCGAGAACCGGTTCGACATCTGGAACGTCGACTGGGAGTCGGCGATGAACACGACCGGGATGCCGCTCGTCGCCGAGCGCGCGGACTACGTGATGGCCGGCGTGCCTTACCAGGCGAAGGCCGAGATCGTCCGGGAGGCGCAGCAGGCCGAGCCGGAGTGGACGTCGTACCCCGCCGGCAGCCGCACCGATGTGCAATGGTTCGGCCCGATTCAGCGGCCGCGGTTGAGCAAGGGACTGTCGCCGGTGCGGCTGCAGGACGGGCTCGCGATGGTCGCGCCCGGCTGGAGCGACGGCGGCGGCAACCACACCGGTACTGCGTTCGGCAACTTCGACCTCACCCAGAAGCTGAGCCTGTACCAGGGCTCGACACTGGTCGCCGAGGCTGACCGCGACCAGCTGACCGTGAGCGGCCTGAAGGCCGAGTCGCAGCCGTACCGGATGGTCGTCGACAACACGCGTGGGACCTACCCGAGCCCGTACTCGA
This region includes:
- the dapA gene encoding 4-hydroxy-tetrahydrodipicolinate synthase; protein product: MTADHLFGTNLVAMVTPMNPDGSISTQGVNSLVDHLITTGADGLVVAGTTGESPTLTDAETTALIRAVATQARGRAKVIAGIGTYDTATTIRRAVEAEAAGADALLLVTPYYSKPTQAGVIAHCRAVADATTLPVMLYDVPHRTGLALAPATITDLATHPHIHAIKDAKGDLAEAMTLMSTLAYYCGIDDLNLPYLAAGATGLVSVTANLTATPNADLIHAIRTGDLDTARAIHRSQIPVTAALTAASQGAANSKAALAELRIIPHRSVRLPLLEGQPG
- a CDS encoding LysR family transcriptional regulator translates to MIEVGALRALRAVAGLGTLARAAEELGFTASAVSQQLKRLERQVGVPVIAPAGRGVVLTPAGQAIVDSAPEVFQALERCAEAAQSVSEGTPRGVLRVVAFSTAIRGLLAPTLPRLAKTAPDLRVHLTEQDPDQALHSVEAGTADLALIHDADGLPTPLPPSLTQRHLHTDTGDVVMSTTHPLAMEDELLAATGDRSARRDQPLTAADLVGHAWVTSPPGTVCHQWFRRLVADAPEEPDVRHLVDDFATQLALVAAGDVIALIPRLARPALGELVARPLARRPTREVQAAWRRSGDASPAIRAMLTELTQG
- a CDS encoding DUF3159 domain-containing protein encodes the protein MAEPHGTPQGTQRDQLDEDLNEKLVEILKPEFEAAETVPPAEDEPAPAKPTVSRPEGTTDKDFFQALGGWGALLDVGLPWIAFMIVYAASDHDLKLALIVAVACGGAVALLRLLRKQPLRNVIGGFIGVAFSAWVANRSGKAENVYLPGMILSAGYLLIYGISIVVRWPLFGALYGVITQTGGDWRRDPDMYRGFNRATLVFAGLFAGRLAIQIPLYLTHQLNALGIAKIGLGLPCYALALWLAYSVLRGSLPADKWDETRDHVTGLLRGGKK
- a CDS encoding S8 family peptidase; this encodes MALLAAAATVTGGYAAAAPPIAPSGSYAATAGHVAQSLTLITGDLVKVSVGADGKKSYLVTGPDGRLVDNDVRVNGKDTYVYPRSAARFLAAKLLDEELFNVTKLLADGYDDGLPLIVTYTDAAAKARTQAVPAGARKQTTLSSIKGAALTVDRTADFWHSLTAATTGRAAFTAGIKKVWLDGKLKADLADSTAQIGAPEVWRGGNIGEGVDVAVLDTGVDLEHPDLDDRVTASTSFVPGLDVTDRHGHGTHVASTIAGTGDASGGVERGVAPGAHLHIGKVLDNEGSGQESWIIAGMEWAARDQHAKVVSMSLGGGPTDGTDPISQSLNELSAETGALFTVAAGNAGPGYYTASAPGIAESALTVGAVDGADKLADFSSWGPRVGDGGLKPDITAPGVDILAARSQYAAEGSGSYQVMSGTSMATPHVAGAVALLAAQHPDWTGQQLKSAIVSTAKPTPTYNPYQGGNGRLDIAATSKATVFATSSAYSGHYAWPVEPGTVVDRDITYTNTGDAPVTLDLTTKVADAPAGLFTLSSPTVTVPAHGTATVKLTADVDVAPVDRQLSGQLIAKKSDGTQVSTMIGIGREGERYKLTLDAKDRSGQPLTGDAILIGGTSYGQFTVEEGGTSISLPPGDYTTWLTTDVEGTHGPSSRGLAVLTLLDIHLDKDRTVTYDARKAKQLTVAAPQATTLGEVRVNNYRDFGRDVFSVGSSRWPDGSYDSVWELPTGKATSGTFTTGARWRLEQPALTMSSSKQTFDDLRVRRGDTPLSKGKHQLEAVLADAKDQRGKAVVVRNDGSLSEQAAAAAEAGAKVLVVVNGGVGRLAPWDDSIYWVQPVPLTVVTLTHDEGEALIAQVEQGRGSLTVNSNPTEEYTYDLSKYWDHLPTDPSYRARTGDLARLNVSYRNFRQGTGIENRFDIWNVDWESAMNTTGMPLVAERADYVMAGVPYQAKAEIVREAQQAEPEWTSYPAGSRTDVQWFGPIQRPRLSKGLSPVRLQDGLAMVAPGWSDGGGNHTGTAFGNFDLTQKLSLYQGSTLVAEADRDQLTVSGLKAESQPYRMVVDNTRGTYPSPYSTATRTEWTFNSASTADASPVSLIQLDYAIDTDVAGRAGRHDDLTISPKWSVSSTAEGLRQPSLDISYDDGKTWQRAALRSTGKGWTTRLDGPRDGFVSLRVHADDGKGAGIDQTITRAFGLK